One window from the genome of Numenius arquata chromosome 31, bNumArq3.hap1.1, whole genome shotgun sequence encodes:
- the LOC141476405 gene encoding LOW QUALITY PROTEIN: class I histocompatibility antigen, F10 alpha chain-like (The sequence of the model RefSeq protein was modified relative to this genomic sequence to represent the inferred CDS: inserted 1 base in 1 codon), translating to MLGAEPGSARRPVTSEATRAAIGGRWVVAPIAGRGGAGLVDPERARGRSGAARWGRAVGLGLGLGVFGGAAGGPHSLHYFNVVVLEPSPGVPEFVEVGYLDGTLISRYNSEMGRTMPQVDWMVANLDQQYWDTQTQXQNSHQVARVDLETVRSCYNQSGRAHTLQHMYGCDLLEDGSTRGYWQYAYDGRDFIAFDMDTMTFTAEAVAQITKRKWEEDGTEAKRRKHCLEISSIEWLRKYVSYGQAVLERKERPTVRVSGKEAHGILTLHCRAYGFYPRPITVSWLKDGEVRDQETEWGSITPNSDGTYYTWASIEARPGEKDKYRCRVEHASLLEPELYAWETESNLLAIVLGVAIAVLAVAAICGFAVWKQKSGKKKKGYSVASSMDGGSDSSARGITA from the exons ATGTTGGGAGCTGAG CCGGGATCTGCCCGGCGCCCGGTGACGTCCGAGGCGACTCGGGCTGCCATTGGCGGGCGGTGGGTGGTGGCGCCAatcgcggggcggggcggggctgggctggtggaTCCAGAGCGGGCGCGGGGCCGGAGCGGAGCAGCGCGATGGGGTCgggcggtggggctggggctggggctgggggtcttcggcggggcggcgggcg GGCCCCACTCCTTGCACTACTTTAATGTTGTGGTGTTGGAACCCAGCCCTGGCGTGCCTGAGTTTGTGGAAGTGGGGTACCTGGATGGGACCCTCATCTCACGCTACAACAGTGAGATGGGGAGGACAATGCCTCAAGTGGACTGGATGGTGGCCAACCTGGACCAGCAGTACTGGGACACCCAGACCC AACAGAACAGTCACCAGGTTGCCCGTGTGGACCTGGAGACAGTGCGGAGCTGCTACAACCAGAGCGGGA GGGCTCACACGCTGCAGCACATGTACGGCTGTGACCTCCTGGAGGATGGTAGCACCAGGGGGTATTGGCAGTACGCCTACGACGGGAGGGACTTCATTGCCTTTGACATGGACACGATGACATTCACCGCGGAAGCGGTGGCACAAATCACCAAGAGGAAGTGGGAGGAGGACGGGACTGAAGCCAAGAGGCGCAAGCACTGTCTTGAGATTTCCTCTATCGAGTGGCTGAGGAAATACGTGAGCTACGGGCAGGCCGTGCTGGAGAGGAAAG agcGCCCCACGGTGCGAGTGTCGGGGAAAGAGGCCCACGGCATCCTGACCTTGCACTGCCGCGCTTATGGCTTCTACCCGCGGCCCATCACCGTCAGCTGGCTGAAGGATGGGGAGGTCAGGGACCAGGAGACGGAGTGGGGCAGCATCACACCCAACAGTGACGGCACCTACTACACCTGGGCCTCCATCGAGGCCCGCCCGGGGGAGAAGGACAAGTACCGGTGCCGCGTGGAGCACGCCAGCCTGCTTGAGCCCGAACTCTACGCGTGGG AGACGGAGTCCAACCTGTTGGCCATCGTGCTGGGGGTGGCCATTGCTGTCCTGGCTGTTGCTGCCATCTGTGGATTTGCCGTATGGAAGCAGAAGTCGG ggaagaagaagaagggctACAGCGTGGCATCAA GCATGGATGGGGGCTCTGACTCCTCGGCCAGAG GGATCACTGCCTGA
- the TAP1 gene encoding antigen peptide transporter 1 — MGVSTARRLLALLSPERGRCAVVAALMAASVLGEVAVPYFTGRVTDWVASEDELAAAWPMALLGLSSAITEFICDVTYAGTLSRALGRLQRCVFAAVLQRDVTSLQVTGTGAVTARVTGDVEATHAAVSEALSLLLWYLARGACLLVTMAWLSPRLAFVTLLSLPILLLLPRGVGKVQQGLSRQVQEALAGATKVAVETFQAMATVRSFAHEAGAAERYHQHLCRVYQLEGKDALTYAATLWASGFSALALKLGLLCYGGQLVATGTITTGDLVTFLIYQMQFTEAVEVLLRYYPNMTKAVGSSEKIFEFLDQEVAPAGTLVPDVLQGHLQLEDVWFSYPEHQEPILKGVSLELRPGEVLAVVAPPGAGKSTLVSLVLGLRPPGAGRVLLDGHPLPAYQHPYLRCQVAAVPQEPVLFSRSLHANIAYGPGSWSRAQVTVAARRAGAHAFITRLPQGYDTEVGELGGQLSGGQRQGVAIARALVRNPRVLVLDEPTSALDAESQLQVEEEIFGASRAGRAVLLVSGKVALAMRAQRVAVLEGGRLHELGSPRELLHPGSRYWHLLQGGGQGGTTGDGDTGKEGEGQLGAGDGCTKGW, encoded by the exons ATGGGGGTCTCCACCGCCCGCCGCCTCCTGGCCCTGCTGAGCCCCGAGCGCGGGCGCTGCGCGGTGGTGGCGGCGCTGATGGCGGCCTCGGTCCTCG GGGAGGTGGCTGTCCCCTACTTCACGGGGCGCGTCACTGACTGGGTGGCCAGTGAGGACGAGTTGGCAGCCGCCTGGCCCATGGCactgctggggctcagcag TGCAATCACCGAATTCATCTGCGATGTCACCTACGCGGGGACATTGAGCCGGGCGTTGGGACGTCTCCAACGTTGCGTCTTCGCTGCCGTCCTGCAACGGGATGTCACCTCCCTGCAGGTGACGGGGACCGGGGCAGTGACGGCACGAGTGACGGGGGACGTGGAGGCCACCCACGCGGCGGTGTCTGAGGCGCTCAGCCTCTTGCTATGGTACCTGGCGCGGGGCGCTTGTCTCCTGGTCACCATGGCATGGTTGTCACCCCGCCTGGCCTTTGTCACCCTCCTGTCACTCCCCATCCTCCTACTGCTGCCCCGGGGTGTCGGCAAGGTCCAGCAG gggctgTCGAGGCAGGTGCAGGAGGCATTGGCAGGTGCCACCAAGGTGGCGGTGGAGACCTTCCAGGCCATGGCCACCGTCCGCAGCTTCGCCCACGAGGCTGGGGCAGCCGAGCGGTACCACCAGCACCTGTGCCGTGTCTACCAGCTGGAGGGGAAGGATGCGCTCACCTACGCCGCCACCCTCTGGGCCAGCGGG TTCTCGGCACTGGCACTGAAGTTGGGGCTCCTCTGCTACGGGGGACAGCTGGTGGCCACGGGGACCATCACCACTGGGGACCTTGTCACCTTCCTCATCTACCAGATGCAGTTCACTGAGGCTGTGGAG GTGCTGCTGCGCTACTACCCCAACATGACCAAAGCCGTGGGCTCCTCAGAGAAGATCTTTGAGTTCCTGGACCAGGAGGTGGCACCTGCAGGGACACTGGTGCCGGATGTCCTGCAGGGCCACCTCCAGCTTGAGGATGTCTGGTTCTCGTACCCCGAGCACCAAGAGCCCATCCTCAAG GGTGTGTCCCTGGAGCTGCGCCCCGGAGAGGTGCTGGCAGTGGTGGCCCCCCCGGGGGCAGGGAAGAGCACCCTGGTGTCCCTGGTCCTGGGCCTGCGTCCACCGGGGGCTGGGCGGGTGCTGCTGGATGGTCACCCCCTCCCTGCCTACCAGCACCCCTACCTGCGCTGCCAG GTGGCTGCCGTTCCCCAGGAGCCGGTGCTCTTCTCCCGCTCACTCCACGCCAACATTGCCTACGGGCCAGGGAGCTGGAGCCGGGCACAGGTGACAGTGGCAGCCCGCCGGGCGGGTGCCCATGCCTTCATCACCCGCCTGCCCCAGGGCTATGACACAG AGGTAGGCGAGCTGGGGGGGCAGCTCTCCGGGGGACAGCGGCAGGGAGTGGCTATCGCTCGTGCCCTGGTGAGGAACCCCCGTGTCCTTGTCCTCGATGAGCCCACCAGCGCCCTGGACGCTGAGAGCCAGCTGCAG GTGGAGGAGGAGATCTTTGGAGCCAGCAGGGCTGGACGTGCGGTGCTGTTGGTGTCAGGGAAGGTGGCCCTGGCCATGCGGGCGCAgcgggtggccgtgctggagggGGGACGACTGCACGAGCTGGGATCCCCCAGGGAGCTCCTGCACCCCGGCAGCCGCTACTGGCACCTGCTGCAGGGTGGAGGACAGGGGGGGACaacaggggatggggacacggggaaggaGGGTGAGGGACAGTTAGGAGCTGGCGATGGGTGCACCAAGGGATGGTGA
- the TAP2 gene encoding antigen peptide transporter 2, which translates to MALLPAVRLACLLLLVDVVLLAALARLAPALAWLGLIATWLEASLRLLAFTVAKRLLAPGASQGAAVVLSLTPATFLTLRSLLVPHGAAPALLATAVPHWLALTHGATTAALLAWAAPAPGVATGTEAPVAVGQLLALAWAEWPVLSGAFLFLALAVLGETAGPYCTGKALDAVRRGDRLTIFTISLVLAADLGSSLFAGCRGGLFTFAQARLKLSTRHQLFSRLVRQDLTFFQETPAAELSARLAKDVPLLCQAVPSSINIALRSLAMVLGLGGFMVGLSPHLALLALLEVPLTITARKVYDARYQALQRAMLDATAKTAAVVQEAVSSIETVRTFAGEEEEERRHSRAVAEMLGLKDQIDVERALFLLIERALQLAVQVLVLCRGHQQLREGTITAGDLVTFLLYQGKVGRYVQALVFGHGDLLSKAAAGRKILKYLDQEPTGDTRGIRVPATLQGHIAFQHVSFAYPMRPDHLVLQDVSFELHPGEVTALAGLNGSGKSTCAALLERFYEPDAGEVLLDGVPLRDYEHQYLHRQVVLVGQEPVLFSGTIRDNIIFGLEGCGEEEVMAAAAAAGALGFISALDRGFDTDVGEKGGQLSAGEKQCIAIARALLRRPTVLILDEATSALDGDGEAALQQWMRSGGTRTVLLITHCPRMLEAADRVVVLERGAVVETGTPAQLRSCHGPYSRLLQRSPSAGQPETPGMGCREQGPAPAPGAGPFGSEICTK; encoded by the exons ATGGCGCTGCTCCCTGCTGTCCGCCTGgcctgcctcctgctcctggtTGACGTGGTGCTGCTGGCGGCGCTGGCCAGGCTGGCCCCGGCGCTGGCCTGGTTGGGCCTCATAGCCACCTGGCTGGAAGCCAGCCTGCGGCTGCTGGCATTCACAGTGGCCAAGCGGCTACTGGCACCGGGGGcttcccagggagctgctgtCGTCCTCAGCCTCACGCCTGCCACCTTCCTCACCCTCCGGAGCCTCCTGGTGCCGCACGGTGCCGCCCCAGCGCTGCTGGCCACAGCCGTGCCCCATTGGTTGGCCTTGACCCATGGTGCCACCACTGCGGCGCTGCTGGCTTGGGCCGCTCCAGCGCCTGGCGTGGCCACCGGCACTGAGGCAccggtggccgtggggcagctgTTGGCATTGGCATGGGCCGAGTGGCCTGTCCTCAGTGGtgccttcctcttcctggcaTTAGCTGTGCTGG GTGAGACCGCGGGGCCGTATTGCACCGGCAAAGCCCTGGATGCTGTCCGGCGCGGTGACAGACTCACCATCTTCACCATCAGCCTGGTCCTCGCCGCCGATTTGGGCAG CTCGCTGTTTGCCGGCTGCCGCGGGGGTCTCTTCACTTTCGCGCAAGCCCGGCTCAAACTGAGCACCCGTCACCAGCTCTTCTCCCGCTTGGTGCGCCAGGATCTCACCTTCTTCCAGGAGACGCCAGCAG ctgAGCTCTCCGCCCGATTGGCCAAAGACGTGCCCTTGCTGTGCCAGGCGGTGCCGAGCAGCATCAACATAGCATTGAGGAGTTTGGCAATGGTGTTGGGGTTGGGTGGCTTCATGGTGGGGCTGTCACCCCACCTGGcactgctggcactgctggaggTGCCCCTCACCATCACCGCTCGCAAGGTCTATGACGCCCGATACCAG GCACTGCAGCGAGCCATGCTGGACGCCACGGCCAAGACAGCAGCGGTGGTGCAGGAGGCCGTCTCCTCCATCGAGACAGTGCGAACCTtcgctggggaggaggaggaggagcgccGCCACAGCCGGGCAGTGGCTGAGATGCTGGGGCTGAAGGACCAGATAGATGTGGAGAGGGCGCTCTTCCTCCTCATTGAGAGG gcactgcagctggCTGTGCAGGTGCTGGTGCTCTGCCGCGGGCACCAGCAGCTTCGTGAGGGGACCATCACTGCCGGCGACCTTGTCACCTTCCTCCTCTACCAGGGTAAAGTTGGCCGTTACGTGCAG GCACTGGTGTTTGGCCATGGCGACCtgctcagcaaagcagcagccGGTCGCAAGATCTTGAAGTACCTGGACCAGGAACccactggggacaccaggggcaTACGGGTGCCTGCCACACTGCAGGGCCACATCGCCTTCCAGCACGTCTCCTTTGCCTACCCCATGCGACCCGACCACCTTGTCCTGCAG GACGTCTCCTTTGAGCTGCACCCCGGTGAGGTGACGGCATTGGCGGGACTCAATGGCAGCGGGAAAAGCACCTGCGCGGCACTGCTGGAGCGATTCTACGAGCCCGATGCCGGGGAGGTGCTGCTGGACGGGGTGCCTCTGCGTGACTATGAGCACCAGTACCTCCACCGCCAG GTGGTGTTGGTGGGGCAGGAGCCAGTGCTTTTCTCTGGCACCATCCGGGACAACATCATCTTTGGGCTGGAGggctgcggggaggaggaggtgatggcggccgctgctgctgccggcgcCCTGGGCTTCATCTCAGCACTGGACCGGGGTTTTGACACTG AtgttggggagaagggggggcagCTCTCGGCTGGGGAGAAGCAGTGCATCGCCATTGCCCGGGCCCTGCTGCGGCGACCCACTGTCCTCATCCTTGATGAAGCCACCAGTGCCTTGGACGGGGACGGCGAGGCAGCG ctgcagcagtggaTGCGGAGCGGGGGGACCAGGACGGTGCTGCTCATCACCCACTGCCCACGGATGCTGGAGGCGGCCGACCGTGTTGTGGTGCTGGAACGCGGCGCTGTGGTCGAGACGGGGACGCCTGCCCAGTTGCGGAGCTGCCATGGGCCCTACAGCCGCCTGCTGCAGCGTTCCCCCAGCGCGGGGCAGCCAGAGACCCCAGGgatgggctgcagggagcaggggccGGCTCCTGCCCCAGGGGCTGGTCCCTTTGGGAGCGAGATTTGTACAAAATAA